A window from Roseburia sp. 499 encodes these proteins:
- a CDS encoding transposase family protein, producing the protein MSREQERIRKKLENNPIAECNKIQNRFCPELFSMFGRVKDPRNQSYIDYSSRVMLGTMYYKSIAGISSMQEMTRTFNDEKICRNLYRFMGEEVKDYMPHGVTENEFLERLDPRELENVQQNIVYSMIRRKTFDNAKVLKKWQIIVDATELDEGYQKKNEHYLSRCYNRGSDKEYIKYHRSILEAKIYFGENLVCSIASETIENSEKYINQSDEAVKQDCESKAFVRLAAKIKQKFPRLPIIITADGLYVTKTVLQICKDYHWDYIIRYKEGCASSIAKEYRALPEKETIGTDIEYQNKIMFNDFDVNLIYYRERWIVKGEEKEREFAWITSIEITKSNAKKIVRAGRNRWKIENQGFNRQKHWQGDIEHACSWNERAQKNHYLMEQIADFVKQLYEYFYLEKNGIKKLQKNISPELLASFGRQLTETEDIPVQLNNSVQN; encoded by the coding sequence ATGAGCCGAGAGCAGGAAAGAATCAGAAAGAAACTTGAAAACAATCCCATTGCTGAATGTAATAAGATTCAGAACAGATTTTGTCCGGAACTATTTTCGATGTTCGGCAGAGTAAAAGATCCCCGTAATCAGAGTTACATTGATTATTCTTCAAGAGTCATGCTTGGAACTATGTACTATAAAAGTATTGCAGGGATTTCGAGCATGCAGGAAATGACAAGAACCTTTAATGATGAGAAAATCTGCAGAAATTTATACAGATTCATGGGAGAAGAAGTAAAAGATTATATGCCCCATGGTGTGACAGAAAATGAATTTCTGGAAAGATTAGATCCAAGGGAGTTAGAGAATGTTCAGCAGAATATCGTATATTCCATGATTCGTCGAAAGACCTTTGATAATGCCAAGGTGTTAAAGAAATGGCAGATTATTGTAGATGCAACCGAATTGGACGAAGGATACCAAAAGAAGAATGAGCATTATCTGAGCCGGTGTTACAACAGAGGCTCAGATAAAGAGTACATTAAGTATCACAGAAGCATACTTGAGGCAAAAATATACTTTGGAGAAAATCTTGTATGCAGTATTGCATCAGAAACAATAGAAAATTCGGAGAAATATATAAATCAAAGTGATGAAGCAGTAAAACAGGATTGCGAAAGTAAAGCTTTTGTAAGACTTGCTGCCAAAATCAAACAGAAATTCCCGAGGCTGCCAATTATCATTACGGCAGATGGACTGTATGTTACAAAAACAGTTTTACAGATATGTAAAGATTATCATTGGGATTACATTATCCGATATAAAGAAGGCTGCGCTTCATCAATAGCTAAAGAATACCGTGCACTTCCGGAAAAAGAAACAATTGGAACTGATATAGAGTATCAGAATAAAATCATGTTCAATGACTTTGACGTGAATCTAATCTATTATCGGGAAAGGTGGATTGTAAAAGGTGAAGAGAAAGAAAGAGAGTTTGCCTGGATTACAAGCATCGAGATTACGAAAAGTAATGCAAAAAAAATCGTACGTGCCGGACGTAACAGATGGAAAATAGAAAATCAGGGATTTAACCGCCAGAAGCATTGGCAGGGAGATATAGAGCACGCATGTAGTTGGAATGAGCGGGCACAGAAGAATCACTATCTGATGGAACAGATAGCGGATTTTGTGAAGCAGCTATATGAGTATTTCTATCTTGAAAAAAATGGAATAAAAAAGCTGCAAAAAAATATATCTCCTGAATTGTTAGCCAGCTTTGGACGGCAACTAACAGAAACAGAAGATATACCAGTTCAACTGAATAACTCAGTTCAAAACTGA
- a CDS encoding DUF805 domain-containing protein has product MKLRRGPFWCVIICVWILEVVIFLTGRNEHGEMSGMGIVFLLALLAVYIGAIMLRLKDAGKSMAMVFVCTIIPVFMFVIGSWPSEEDSYYDENKTEQGVME; this is encoded by the coding sequence ATGAAGTTAAGAAGAGGACCTTTTTGGTGTGTTATAATTTGTGTATGGATTTTAGAGGTAGTAATTTTTTTGACAGGACGTAATGAACACGGTGAGATGTCAGGTATGGGAATTGTTTTTCTATTGGCTTTACTGGCAGTGTACATAGGAGCTATAATGTTAAGACTTAAGGATGCTGGAAAAAGTATGGCAATGGTGTTTGTGTGCACGATTATTCCTGTTTTTATGTTTGTGATAGGAAGTTGGCCGAGTGAAGAGGACTCTTATTATGATGAAAATAAAACGGAACAAGGAGTAATGGAATAA
- a CDS encoding pre-toxin TG domain-containing protein yields MQTETKKVYLNWSEKGASYLNVMYTYDMMLTVDQALKKCDELLGEVELGISYTSRKDDIERLLEGHGTLRTYIDALNYYVDEKLDQPLCKDFKKNATETISRIHLEDFEVDNTLGLTETYTIPGNDLSPGTSGEREKDKLSFADFMGTSAGKPGIDGICLTSTNGCVEDFANIFAGQYEAMLASGMLGEDNEMTQQEFLEQFYKQGEFTHDSSNPFLNFVSSVLDITIIKPIIEACTGEDLITGEDLTDLERGLKVVFAVVDLVTLGGAIAATKFSELGLKEGLKFFGKTVAIEFAGNTAACGVSALGEAFDWPVPVTIMLSLAAGITVSISGNRLLFKNADGIEIGSKVLDDDALKIVGETIGDGDSSFASKELATALKEQGLTLDEFNKLRLTNVNDLTNEQIAQLKAIREAVPKIDANTYIQKTIPASDIEKYLGDDGWSAIGGYVARYDDVSHIKGYDDVVESSRLDYVTGDGVRPYPEGGDTYGYIKFTTEQTDKISIPYGEKFGGMNTDGPPCTLNGFTAARNGEVVPEWTLDTRITPNEGAELHKVVNGQDVIVAIFDGEHFVIGNCETSSQS; encoded by the coding sequence ATGCAGACGGAAACAAAGAAAGTATATCTTAACTGGAGTGAAAAGGGAGCATCCTATCTGAATGTTATGTATACTTATGATATGATGTTAACAGTAGATCAAGCGTTGAAAAAGTGTGATGAATTATTAGGTGAAGTGGAGCTTGGAATCAGCTATACTTCCAGAAAGGATGATATAGAAAGACTGTTGGAGGGACATGGGACCCTGCGTACTTACATAGATGCTTTGAACTATTATGTAGATGAGAAATTAGACCAGCCACTGTGTAAAGATTTCAAGAAGAATGCCACAGAGACGATTAGCCGGATTCATCTGGAAGATTTTGAGGTAGATAATACACTTGGATTGACAGAAACTTACACCATACCGGGGAATGATCTTAGTCCGGGAACAAGCGGAGAACGAGAAAAAGATAAATTGAGCTTTGCAGATTTTATGGGAACTTCTGCCGGAAAACCGGGAATTGATGGAATATGCTTAACAAGTACAAACGGATGTGTGGAAGATTTTGCAAATATATTTGCCGGACAGTATGAAGCAATGTTAGCGTCAGGAATGTTGGGAGAAGATAATGAAATGACCCAGCAGGAATTCCTGGAACAGTTCTATAAGCAGGGAGAATTTACCCATGATTCCAGCAATCCTTTTTTGAACTTCGTATCCTCTGTATTGGATATCACGATCATTAAGCCGATTATTGAGGCATGTACCGGGGAAGATCTAATAACCGGCGAAGACTTGACAGACTTAGAACGTGGACTTAAAGTAGTATTTGCAGTAGTAGACCTAGTAACGCTGGGAGGAGCAATAGCAGCCACTAAGTTTTCGGAGTTGGGCCTTAAAGAAGGATTAAAATTTTTTGGTAAGACCGTAGCGATAGAATTTGCAGGAAATACGGCAGCGTGCGGAGTAAGTGCCTTAGGAGAAGCCTTTGATTGGCCGGTGCCGGTAACTATAATGCTGAGTTTGGCAGCGGGAATCACAGTAAGTATTTCCGGAAATAGGCTGTTGTTTAAGAATGCCGATGGGATAGAGATTGGTAGCAAGGTACTGGATGATGACGCTTTGAAGATTGTTGGAGAAACCATTGGAGACGGTGATTCTAGTTTTGCAAGCAAGGAGCTTGCTACTGCGTTAAAAGAACAAGGATTGACGTTGGATGAATTTAATAAATTAAGATTAACAAATGTAAATGATTTGACTAATGAACAAATTGCGCAATTAAAGGCAATACGTGAAGCAGTTCCTAAAATAGACGCAAATACATATATCCAAAAGACAATACCGGCATCAGATATTGAGAAATATTTGGGAGACGATGGATGGTCTGCTATTGGTGGTTATGTGGCGAGATATGATGATGTATCGCATATAAAAGGATATGACGATGTCGTTGAATCATCACGACTTGATTATGTGACTGGCGATGGAGTAAGACCATATCCAGAGGGGGGAGATACCTATGGATATATTAAATTTACAACAGAACAAACGGATAAGATATCAATTCCTTATGGCGAAAAGTTTGGGGGAATGAATACAGATGGTCCGCCTTGCACACTGAATGGTTTTACAGCAGCTAGAAATGGTGAGGTTGTACCAGAATGGACATTAGATACACGAATTACACCAAATGAAGGAGCTGAATTGCATAAGGTAGTTAATGGCCAAGATGTTATTGTTGCAATATTTGATGGTGAACATTTTGTAATAGGTAATTGCGAAACAAGTTCGCAATCCTGA
- a CDS encoding DUF5081 family protein: protein MRFTEHEMVFFNSITKGNEVFGIPLKFRPEGNHEEEVKRTVKGLMEKGVLKSETELSRQGVLPARALECYKESKVHIIINYLHIALLEKKEAIVIIPLKNREYEMLRLPRVALVHLLLDKYPVLRTGAKTVDIKTEMMDMDTFLQELKEYEGNIMIGEFQNGVVERELVYYWKEEKMYQYDLNREIRKGVNAVQVRRELLKLLRITEEVENYGYSC from the coding sequence ATGAGATTCACAGAGCACGAAATGGTGTTTTTTAATAGCATTACAAAAGGAAATGAAGTATTTGGTATTCCGCTTAAGTTTCGACCAGAGGGGAACCATGAAGAGGAAGTAAAGAGAACCGTCAAAGGCCTGATGGAAAAAGGGGTTCTGAAGTCAGAAACAGAATTGTCCAGGCAGGGAGTATTGCCGGCAAGGGCATTAGAATGTTATAAGGAAAGTAAAGTACATATTATTATAAATTATCTGCACATAGCCTTACTTGAAAAAAAGGAGGCAATCGTCATTATTCCATTGAAGAATCGGGAGTATGAAATGTTAAGACTTCCGAGAGTTGCATTAGTACATTTATTATTGGATAAGTATCCGGTGTTACGGACAGGAGCGAAAACAGTAGATATTAAGACGGAAATGATGGATATGGATACTTTTTTACAGGAATTAAAGGAATATGAGGGGAACATTATGATAGGAGAGTTCCAGAATGGAGTCGTAGAAAGAGAGCTGGTGTATTACTGGAAGGAAGAAAAGATGTACCAGTATGATTTGAATCGAGAAATAAGAAAAGGGGTCAATGCAGTACAGGTAAGGAGAGAACTGTTAAAACTGCTCAGAATTACCGAGGAGGTGGAGAATTATGGCTATTCATGTTAG
- a CDS encoding type VII secretion protein EsxB produces the protein MQDFKMSGTNMNDLLTKLKSIQEDIDDSYDLLSQLLSRIEDDKLWKGKEETTFMAYMRLMQQYHESFSNNNGENPVQQAIDALEAHGERVDDFYTGFQEYKDMEGME, from the coding sequence ATGCAGGATTTTAAGATGTCAGGCACCAACATGAATGATTTGTTAACGAAGTTGAAATCAATTCAAGAGGATATAGATGATTCTTATGATTTGTTATCACAGCTTTTGTCAAGAATCGAAGACGATAAGCTATGGAAGGGAAAGGAAGAAACAACTTTTATGGCGTATATGAGGTTGATGCAACAGTATCATGAGAGTTTTTCAAACAATAATGGAGAAAATCCGGTACAGCAGGCAATTGATGCACTGGAGGCACATGGGGAACGAGTAGATGATTTTTATACAGGATTTCAGGAATATAAGGATATGGAGGGGATGGAATGA
- a CDS encoding Fur family transcriptional regulator, translating to MIKYSRQRECIKQFLSTRYDHPTAETVYLNVKKEFPNISLGTVYRNLSLLAELGEIQKISTGVGPDRFDGNPAPHYHFFCSKCGSVIDLEMEGIDHINILASSQFDGEIDGHITYFYGKCSNCLKK from the coding sequence TTGATAAAATACAGTCGACAACGGGAATGTATCAAACAGTTTTTATCTACTCGTTATGACCATCCTACCGCAGAAACTGTTTACCTTAATGTAAAAAAAGAATTTCCTAATATCAGTCTGGGAACTGTATACCGCAATCTTTCCCTTCTAGCTGAATTAGGCGAAATACAAAAAATTTCTACCGGCGTGGGCCCCGACCGATTTGACGGAAATCCCGCCCCCCATTATCACTTTTTCTGTAGCAAATGTGGAAGTGTTATTGATTTGGAAATGGAAGGTATTGACCACATCAACATCCTTGCCAGTAGCCAGTTCGATGGGGAAATTGATGGGCACATTACCTATTTCTACGGGAAGTGCAGTAATTGCCTAAAAAAATAA
- a CDS encoding NADH peroxidase, whose product MKKFVCNVCGYVYEGETAPEKCPQCNAPASKFTEQSGEKTWASEHVVGVAQGVPEDIIEDLRANFNGECSEVGMYLAMARVAHREGYPEIGLYWEKAAYEEAEHAAKFAELLGEVVTDSTKKNLEMRVEAENGATAGKTDLAKRAKALNLDAIHDTVHEMARDEARHGKAFEGLLKRYFG is encoded by the coding sequence ATGAAAAAATTTGTATGTAATGTATGCGGTTATGTTTACGAAGGAGAAACAGCTCCAGAAAAATGTCCACAGTGTAATGCTCCAGCTTCTAAATTTACAGAGCAGTCCGGAGAAAAAACTTGGGCATCCGAACATGTTGTAGGAGTAGCACAGGGTGTTCCGGAAGATATTATTGAAGACTTGAGAGCAAACTTCAACGGAGAATGTTCCGAAGTTGGTATGTATCTTGCAATGGCTAGAGTTGCTCACAGAGAAGGATATCCTGAAATCGGTTTATATTGGGAAAAAGCAGCTTACGAAGAAGCTGAGCACGCTGCAAAATTTGCAGAGTTATTAGGGGAAGTTGTTACTGACAGCACTAAGAAAAATCTGGAAATGCGTGTTGAAGCTGAAAACGGTGCTACTGCCGGAAAAACTGACCTGGCAAAACGTGCTAAGGCTCTGAACCTGGATGCAATCCATGATACAGTACATGAAATGGCTAGAGATGAGGCAAGACACGGCAAAGCATTTGAAGGTCTGTTAAAGAGATACTTTGGTTAA
- a CDS encoding DUF5680 domain-containing protein yields MIFAEKLRFIRKNEGLTQEELAEKLSVTRQAVAKWESGQVYPDISNLIEISNLFHVTVDYLVRDQECMMKCANRENTDIEKLIEFRLEANVNTYAAYMNETESTRLDSHDFTYSSGPYLYHDTYVGGEQFAGEEAIWYEGKSQYAMNYMGRVLGQQFSGDFLKEALRKADKDMPYRGPEYYQAGEYLYKCNVAGDFTWFQGYEEIYCNNEKSV; encoded by the coding sequence ATGATATTTGCAGAAAAACTACGATTTATTCGTAAAAACGAAGGATTAACACAAGAGGAACTTGCAGAAAAATTATCTGTAACAAGACAAGCGGTAGCAAAATGGGAATCGGGTCAGGTATATCCTGATATTTCAAATTTGATTGAGATTAGTAATCTGTTTCATGTTACGGTGGATTATCTGGTGCGTGATCAGGAATGTATGATGAAATGCGCAAACAGGGAAAATACAGATATCGAGAAATTGATTGAATTCCGGCTTGAGGCAAACGTAAATACATATGCAGCATATATGAACGAAACGGAGTCAACCAGACTTGATTCTCATGATTTCACTTATAGTAGTGGTCCGTATTTGTACCACGACACATATGTAGGAGGAGAACAGTTTGCTGGTGAAGAAGCAATATGGTATGAGGGAAAATCACAGTATGCCATGAATTATATGGGGCGTGTATTAGGGCAACAGTTTAGCGGAGATTTTTTAAAAGAAGCACTTAGAAAAGCAGACAAGGATATGCCTTATCGCGGACCGGAATACTATCAGGCTGGAGAGTATTTGTATAAATGTAATGTCGCAGGTGATTTTACATGGTTCCAAGGATATGAAGAGATATATTGTAATAATGAAAAAAGTGTATGA
- a CDS encoding DUF998 domain-containing protein, translating into MSTKNILVKYGWHALLIAILGDILIPFILAPFYQGYSHMSMTISALGNPQSPVRVVFNLWMLLEGLLFLFAIPAIYNYYNSVSKPLINTVVVFITIFAVGACIFTCFFSVNETKDVVTTASQIHGIGSVVGFMVFLFVPLLLSILEFKNDNKVNGVIAVVSFIIAFVFFALFVMSDKPEFSNTIIAKEGLWQRLNILFMYLPIGVISVRNIFGIRKS; encoded by the coding sequence ATGAGTACAAAGAATATTTTAGTTAAATATGGATGGCATGCTTTGTTAATTGCAATTTTGGGAGATATACTTATTCCATTTATACTTGCACCGTTTTATCAGGGGTACAGTCATATGTCGATGACAATTTCAGCATTAGGAAATCCACAAAGTCCGGTTAGAGTGGTATTTAACCTGTGGATGTTATTGGAGGGATTGCTATTTTTATTCGCTATTCCGGCAATATATAATTATTATAACAGCGTCTCAAAACCACTTATTAACACCGTTGTTGTTTTCATTACAATATTTGCTGTTGGAGCATGTATATTTACTTGTTTCTTTAGTGTTAACGAAACCAAAGATGTGGTCACAACGGCTTCCCAAATACATGGAATTGGCTCGGTTGTAGGATTTATGGTGTTTCTGTTTGTACCATTGCTATTATCTATTCTTGAATTTAAGAACGATAATAAGGTAAATGGAGTAATAGCTGTTGTCTCATTTATCATTGCTTTTGTATTCTTTGCACTGTTTGTTATGTCAGATAAACCAGAATTTAGTAATACAATAATAGCAAAAGAAGGTCTATGGCAAAGACTTAATATATTATTTATGTATTTGCCGATAGGGGTGATTTCGGTGAGAAACATATTTGGAATCAGAAAATCCTAA
- a CDS encoding DUF3784 domain-containing protein: MKLADLIIGPEWIMWGAFGVLLLLAIVLISGQGSGLIAGYNTASKEKNQNIMRRSYVEQ; the protein is encoded by the coding sequence ATGAAATTAGCAGATTTGATAATTGGACCTGAATGGATTATGTGGGGAGCTTTTGGTGTGTTATTATTACTTGCTATTGTTTTGATTTCAGGGCAAGGAAGTGGATTGATAGCGGGGTATAATACAGCCTCGAAAGAAAAAAATCAAAATATAATGAGAAGAAGCTATGTAGAACAGTAG
- a CDS encoding DHH family phosphoesterase, translating to MRLSQLLAYDDIVVQCHDNPDADAIASGFGVYTYLKNQGKKVKLVYGGRYRIQKSNLRLMVSELDIPIEHVETLEQPELLVTVDCQYGEGNVTSFQAKQVAVIDHHQVCRELPELSEVRSNLGACATVVREMMQAEGIDINEDKKLATALYYGLLTDTNNFTEISHPLDKDLRDDAAFERSAIVRFRNSNLSLKELEIAGMALIGYDYNETYRYAVVEAKPCDPNILGMISDLMLEVDAVDTCLVYSVMPFGVKISVRSCVKEVKASELAEFITEGIGSGGGHLEKAGGFIQMELLDRAYEVFCKKMSVAVQREFQEKNHGIHPDTEGINGFLKWRMDDYFDDIEVIYAQDYEIDITDMKMYKKKKLTLGFVEACNVFPIGTEITIRTLEGDLDVEIQEDIYIMIGIQGEAYPNKKEKFERSYKRVETPYVFEGEYEPVIKHVVEGENVSLVPYAQSCVSTGEVYIYVKKLDHRVKVFTAWDEDKYMLGKEGDYLAVRKDDMHDIYIIERSIFERTYELVDK from the coding sequence ATGAGATTAAGTCAGTTGTTAGCGTATGATGATATTGTAGTACAATGTCACGATAACCCGGATGCAGATGCAATTGCAAGTGGATTTGGGGTATATACTTATTTAAAAAATCAGGGAAAAAAAGTAAAACTGGTATACGGAGGGCGCTATAGGATTCAGAAAAGTAATTTGCGTTTGATGGTATCGGAATTGGACATTCCAATCGAACATGTAGAGACTTTGGAACAACCGGAGCTATTGGTTACGGTGGATTGTCAGTATGGAGAAGGAAATGTAACATCATTCCAAGCCAAACAGGTTGCCGTAATTGACCATCATCAGGTATGCAGAGAATTGCCCGAATTAAGTGAAGTGAGAAGTAATCTGGGAGCATGTGCAACAGTGGTTCGCGAGATGATGCAGGCAGAGGGCATAGATATTAACGAGGATAAGAAGCTGGCGACAGCACTTTATTATGGATTGCTAACGGATACCAATAATTTTACGGAAATTTCTCATCCCTTAGATAAGGATTTGCGCGATGATGCAGCTTTTGAACGTAGCGCGATTGTACGTTTTCGTAATTCCAATTTGTCCTTAAAAGAGCTGGAGATAGCCGGAATGGCACTCATTGGTTATGATTATAATGAAACATATCGATATGCTGTAGTAGAAGCAAAACCCTGTGACCCTAACATTCTTGGTATGATTAGTGATTTAATGTTGGAGGTGGATGCGGTAGATACCTGTCTCGTCTACAGTGTAATGCCATTTGGGGTAAAAATCTCTGTGCGAAGTTGCGTGAAGGAAGTAAAGGCAAGTGAACTGGCAGAGTTTATCACAGAAGGAATTGGTTCCGGCGGAGGACATTTAGAAAAAGCAGGTGGATTTATCCAAATGGAATTGTTAGACCGGGCATACGAAGTGTTTTGTAAAAAAATGTCGGTTGCAGTGCAACGGGAATTTCAGGAAAAAAATCATGGAATTCATCCGGATACAGAAGGAATCAATGGTTTTCTAAAGTGGCGCATGGATGACTATTTTGATGACATAGAGGTTATTTATGCCCAAGACTATGAGATTGATATTACAGACATGAAAATGTATAAGAAGAAAAAGCTTACGTTGGGATTTGTGGAAGCTTGTAATGTATTCCCGATAGGAACAGAAATAACAATTCGAACCCTGGAAGGAGACTTAGATGTAGAAATTCAGGAAGATATCTACATTATGATAGGAATCCAAGGAGAGGCTTATCCAAACAAAAAAGAGAAGTTTGAACGCAGTTATAAGAGAGTTGAGACACCGTATGTTTTTGAAGGGGAATATGAACCGGTCATAAAACATGTGGTAGAGGGAGAAAATGTATCGCTGGTTCCTTATGCCCAATCCTGCGTATCTACAGGAGAAGTGTACATATATGTAAAGAAACTGGACCACCGTGTAAAAGTATTTACCGCTTGGGACGAAGACAAGTATATGTTGGGAAAAGAAGGGGATTATCTGGCAGTGCGTAAAGATGATATGCACGACATTTACATTATTGAGCGTAGTATCTTTGAGCGGACGTATGAACTGGTGGATAAATAA